The segment ACCGTCCTCACGGGGCATTCCGGCTCGGGAAAATCCAGCCTCGCCTTCGACACGATCTATGCCGAAGGACAGCGGCGGTACATCGAGTCGCTGTCCACCTACGCCAAGCAGTTCCTCGAACGGATGCCGAAGCCCGCCGTCGATCTGGTCGAGGGCGTGAGCCCCTCCGTCGCCATCGACCAGAGCAACCGGGTGCAGTCGAGCCGCTCCACCGTCGGCACGATCACGGAGGTCTACGACTACCTGAGACTCCTGTGGGCGCGCGTGGGGACAACCGTGTGTCCGGAGTGCGGCCGTTCCGTCGTGCCGGACACCGTGACGTCGGGTACCGACGTGCTCCTCGATGCAGGTCCCGAAACGCGGCTCGCCATCGCCTTTCCCGTCCCCCGGGAAGAACGCCTGGACGGCGCGAGGGTCGTGCAGAACCTCAGGGCGCGGGGGTACGTCCGCGTCCTCGCCGACGGCCGCGAACTCTACCTGCCGGATATCGACCTGGAAGCGGAGGAAGAAGGGGGAGGGGGGGACGAGATGCGCGTGTTGACGCGGGCGCGGGAGGCGCTCGTGATCGTGGATCGGGTCGCAGCCCGCGCGGAGGACCGCGAACGGATCGCGGATTCGCTGGCGGCCGCCTTCGCCGAGGGCAGGGGCGCTGCCGTCGCGCTCGTCTGGCGGGGCGGCGCCCCGAAGCCCGAGCGCCGCGACTTCGAAGAGGCCCATCGCTGCGGAGTCTGCGGCTTGGCGTTTCCGCGGCCCACCCCCCAGTTGTTCAGCTTCAACAGCCCCGCCGGAGCGTGCGACACCTGCACAGGCTTCGGCGCCGTGCTCGAGTACTCCCCCGAACTCATCGTGCCCGACCCGGGCCGTTCGCTGGAGGAGGGGGCCCTCGATCCATGGTCGAAGCCCCGCTACCGGCGCGAGCGCACGCGCCTGAGAGAGTTCGCCGCCGCCACCGGGCTCGACGCGACCCTCCCCTGGGAGGCGCTTCCCGGCGAAGGCCGCGACGTGCTGCTGAACGGAGGAAGGTATGCGGGGAAACGCTTCAGGGGCGTCATCTCATTTCTCCGCTCGAAGGAAAAGAAGCGGTACAAGGCGTACATCCGCGTCTTTCTGCGCCAGTATCAGCTTCCCGAGCTGTGTTCCGGCTGCGAAGGCTACCGCCTGAAGCCGGAGGCGCTGAACGTGCGCGTCGGGGGGAGGCACATCGCCGAAGTCGCCCGGTGGACCGTAAAGGAGATCTCCGGCTGGCTCGCGGGAGAACTCGACCTCACGCCCTTTCAGCGTCACGTGGCGTCGACGATCCTGCGCGAACTCGAGCACCGGACCTCGTTTCTTGCGGAAGTCGGGCTCGGGTACCTGACGCTGGACCGGCAGGCCCGATCCCTCTCCGGGGGGGAGATGCAGAGGATCCGCCTCGCCAGCTGTCTCGGAAGCCGGCTGGTCGGCACGCTCTACGTCCTCGACGAACCCACGATCGGGCTTCACCCGCACGACATCGACGCCTTCACCGGCGTCCTCGAGCGGCTCGCGGGCCGCGGGAACACCGTCCTCGTCGTCGAGCACGAGCCCGCAGTGCTGCAGCGGGCCGACCGCATCGTGGAGCTGGGTCCCCGGGCCGGGGAACAGGGCGGAGAGATCGTGTTCGAGGGCGGCTGGGGCGACCTCCTCGCGGCGGAGACCGGAACGGGACAGGCCCTCGCGCGGAGGGCGGCCGCCGCCGGGCAGGGCGGTGCGCGGCGGGACGGTTCGCAGAGGGGCGGAGGTCACCGGCTCGTCCTGCGCGGCGCCCGCCTGCATAACGTTCGGGACGTGGACGTGGCGATTCCGCTGGGGTCGCTCACGCTCGTCACCGGCGTCTCAGGCTCCGGGAAGTCGACGCTCATCCGCGGAGTCCTCTATCACGCTCTCGAGCGGGAGATCACGGACCGTTCCTCCGCCAAACCGCATCTGGGCGAGCCCGCCGGCTCCTGGGACCGGCTCGAAGGCGCGGAACTCCTGGAGGATGTCGTGCTCGTCGACCAGCGGCCGATCGGCCGCACGCCGCGCTCGAACCCGGCGACGTACATCGGAGCCTTCACGCCGCTGAGGAGCGCATACGCCGCGCTCCCGGAAGCCCGCTCCCGCGGGTACGAGGCCGGGTATTTCTCCTTCAACCGACCGGGCGGGCGTTGCGAGCGCTGCAAGGGCGCGGGGGAGGAGACGGTGGAGATGGTCTTCCTGGCCGATGTCTCCGTGCCCTGCGAGGCGTGCGGGGGCTCGCGCTACCGTCCCGAGGTGCTCGAGATCGGGATCCGCGGCCGTTCGATCCGCGACGCCCTCGACATGACCGTGGACGAGGCGATTCGCTTCTTCATCCGGCACGACCGTCTCGGAGCCCGGCTGTGGCAACTGCAACGGGTGGGGCTGGGATACCTTCGGCTCGGCCAGCCGGCCACGACGCTCTCCGGAGGGGAGGCGCAGCGCCTCAAGATCGCCCGTGAACTCGCGCGCCGGGGGGGCGCGGGCCGCAGGCTGTACATCCTCGACGAGCCGACCGTCGGCCTCGGAGTGGCGGAAGTCGGCACGCTCGTCGCCGTGCTGCGGGAACTCGTGGGGGAAGGGCACGCCGTCGTCGTCGTCGAACACAACCTCGACGTCGTCGCGGAAGCCGACTGGGT is part of the Candidatus Palauibacter soopunensis genome and harbors:
- the uvrA gene encoding excinuclease ABC subunit UvrA translates to MSDRIRVRGARQHNLKGIDIDIERGALTVLTGHSGSGKSSLAFDTIYAEGQRRYIESLSTYAKQFLERMPKPAVDLVEGVSPSVAIDQSNRVQSSRSTVGTITEVYDYLRLLWARVGTTVCPECGRSVVPDTVTSGTDVLLDAGPETRLAIAFPVPREERLDGARVVQNLRARGYVRVLADGRELYLPDIDLEAEEEGGGGDEMRVLTRAREALVIVDRVAARAEDRERIADSLAAAFAEGRGAAVALVWRGGAPKPERRDFEEAHRCGVCGLAFPRPTPQLFSFNSPAGACDTCTGFGAVLEYSPELIVPDPGRSLEEGALDPWSKPRYRRERTRLREFAAATGLDATLPWEALPGEGRDVLLNGGRYAGKRFRGVISFLRSKEKKRYKAYIRVFLRQYQLPELCSGCEGYRLKPEALNVRVGGRHIAEVARWTVKEISGWLAGELDLTPFQRHVASTILRELEHRTSFLAEVGLGYLTLDRQARSLSGGEMQRIRLASCLGSRLVGTLYVLDEPTIGLHPHDIDAFTGVLERLAGRGNTVLVVEHEPAVLQRADRIVELGPRAGEQGGEIVFEGGWGDLLAAETGTGQALARRAAAAGQGGARRDGSQRGGGHRLVLRGARLHNVRDVDVAIPLGSLTLVTGVSGSGKSTLIRGVLYHALEREITDRSSAKPHLGEPAGSWDRLEGAELLEDVVLVDQRPIGRTPRSNPATYIGAFTPLRSAYAALPEARSRGYEAGYFSFNRPGGRCERCKGAGEETVEMVFLADVSVPCEACGGSRYRPEVLEIGIRGRSIRDALDMTVDEAIRFFIRHDRLGARLWQLQRVGLGYLRLGQPATTLSGGEAQRLKIARELARRGGAGRRLYILDEPTVGLGVAEVGTLVAVLRELVGEGHAVVVVEHNLDVVAEADWVIDMGPGPAEDGGRIVAAGPPAVVAESEASLTGAFLRVRAERLGLDAAAVAGAESA